The Spirosoma sp. SC4-14 DNA window AGTATGAGTGACAAGGCTATGAAGGACCAGTCCTGGTTGCATTTGTTCTCCGTCCGTTTCGGCACTCGTTCTCCGTCCGTTTCGGTAGTTTTTCGCTCGTTCACTCGCTCACTCGCTCACTCGTTTACTTCCATCGCTCCGCTGGCTACCTTTCGAATGCTGTTTGGAGCCATGATGGTGTTCAGCACGGCGCGTTTTATGGCCTTAGGCTGGGTAGCTGATCATTACATTGAGCCTAAACTCCATTTTCATTATTACGGCTTCGAGTGGCTTGAGCCGCTACCGGCTATAGCTATGTATACCGTGCATGTGCTCATGCTGTTAGGTGCTCTGGGAATCATGCTTGGGGCTTTTTATCGGCTATCGGCACTGATGTTTTTTCTGACATTTACCTACTGCGAGCTGCTCGATAGTACGTACTACCTCAATCACTATTACTTTGTAAGCGTTGTTAGTTTTCTACTGATCTGGTTGCCAGCCAATCGGGCTGCGTCGGTCGATGTTTGGCGCAGAGCCATACCGTCGGTGCGTTATGTTCCGGCCTGGACAATCAACATCATCAAACTGCAATTAGCACTAGTGTATATCTATGCCGGGCTGGCCAAAATTCGCTACGACTGGCTGATCAACGCACTACCCTTAAAAATCTGGTTGCCCGCCAATGATGCTCTTCCCATTATTGGGCCGCTATTCGCCCTTCCCTGGATGCCGTATGTGTTTAGCTGGGCCGGTATGTTATACGACACATTTATTGTGTTTTTCCTGCTCTGGCCGCGCTCGCGTCCGTGGGCCTATGCAACGGTGGTCGTCTTTCACCTACTAACGGGTCTTTTGTTTCAGATTGGTGTGTTTCCTCTGGTCATGATTGCTGCTACTCCCATTTTCTTCTCGGTAGACTGGCATGAGCGACTACTGCGCTGGGGGAAGCAGGGAAGAGGTTTGGGGCAGGGGGTATGGAGGAGTTTGGCGCCTAAGGGTATTGTTCAGACGTTGCTACTTGTTTTCGTCTGCTTTCAGCTTGTTTTTCCCTGGCGTTATCTACTCTATCCCGGCAATCTGTTCTGGACAGAAGAAGGCTACCGATTTGGCTGGCGCGTTATGTTGATGGAGAAGGCGGGAACCGCTACGTTTTTTGTGCGCGATAGCCGTACGGGCCACGAAGGCGTGGTGGATAATCGTGAATTTTTGAACGATCATCAGGAAAAACAAATGGCCATGCAACCCGATCTGATTATTCAGTTTGCGCATTATCTGGCCAATTATTATCAAAAACATGGGGTGTACAAACCGCAGGTCCGCGCTGAGGTCTATGTCACCCTGAATGCACGCCCGAGTCAGTTACTGATTGACCCTGCCATTGATCTCACGCAGATTCAGGACAGTTGGGCACACAAATCCTGGATTTTATCGA harbors:
- a CDS encoding HTTM domain-containing protein, which codes for MKGRKNESLGGGSMSDKAMKDQSWLHLFSVRFGTRSPSVSVVFRSFTRSLAHSFTSIAPLATFRMLFGAMMVFSTARFMALGWVADHYIEPKLHFHYYGFEWLEPLPAIAMYTVHVLMLLGALGIMLGAFYRLSALMFFLTFTYCELLDSTYYLNHYYFVSVVSFLLIWLPANRAASVDVWRRAIPSVRYVPAWTINIIKLQLALVYIYAGLAKIRYDWLINALPLKIWLPANDALPIIGPLFALPWMPYVFSWAGMLYDTFIVFFLLWPRSRPWAYATVVVFHLLTGLLFQIGVFPLVMIAATPIFFSVDWHERLLRWGKQGRGLGQGVWRSLAPKGIVQTLLLVFVCFQLVFPWRYLLYPGNLFWTEEGYRFGWRVMLMEKAGTATFFVRDSRTGHEGVVDNREFLNDHQEKQMAMQPDLIIQFAHYLANYYQKHGVYKPQVRAEVYVTLNARPSQLLIDPAIDLTQIQDSWAHKSWILSNEHN